Proteins encoded together in one Psychrobacter sanguinis window:
- a CDS encoding ion transporter produces the protein MFKNPLYQQIRSRVYDIIENEAYQTTFSRSFDKFLIVLILLNVSAVIAESVDAWYFPNKALFHAFEQFSIVIFSGEYLLRLWAIVEKDKDTHPEIPHWKRRLNWAKSPGAIIDFISIAPAFLNFFVTVDLRFLRVLRLFRLLKLTRYFAAMRILLIVLHKEKESFKAVIFILLIMIVTASSGIYVVENQAQPEVFESIPKSMWWAVVTLTTVGYGDVIPVTTFGKFLGAVITILGVGLAALPAGILASGLASELEQRREILEQRFRELLLEDDDMNLVRDRYKIDKIRRELGLSNDQADEVIMQLLREKEYQQKLAELDKKNFCPHCGEHL, from the coding sequence ATGTTTAAAAATCCTCTATATCAGCAAATACGAAGCCGAGTCTACGATATCATTGAAAACGAAGCTTATCAGACTACCTTTAGCCGGTCTTTTGATAAATTTCTAATAGTATTGATTTTATTAAATGTGTCGGCAGTTATCGCAGAGTCAGTGGATGCTTGGTATTTTCCCAATAAGGCGCTATTTCATGCATTTGAGCAGTTCTCTATTGTTATTTTTAGTGGTGAGTACTTACTGAGACTTTGGGCAATAGTTGAAAAAGACAAGGACACCCATCCTGAAATTCCTCATTGGAAAAGACGTTTAAATTGGGCTAAAAGTCCGGGTGCTATCATTGATTTTATCTCAATTGCACCTGCGTTTTTAAATTTCTTCGTCACCGTAGATTTACGTTTCTTACGTGTTTTACGATTGTTCAGATTGTTAAAACTAACCCGTTATTTTGCGGCAATGCGCATTTTATTAATTGTGTTGCATAAAGAAAAAGAGTCGTTTAAAGCGGTTATTTTTATTTTATTAATTATGATTGTGACGGCCTCTAGCGGTATTTATGTGGTGGAAAATCAAGCCCAACCTGAAGTGTTTGAATCGATACCAAAATCCATGTGGTGGGCAGTGGTAACCTTGACCACAGTGGGCTATGGCGATGTTATCCCGGTCACAACATTCGGTAAATTTTTAGGGGCAGTGATCACCATACTAGGGGTAGGTCTGGCAGCATTGCCGGCAGGTATTTTGGCATCGGGCTTGGCCTCTGAGCTTGAGCAACGCCGTGAAATACTGGAACAAAGATTCCGCGAGTTATTGCTCGAAGATGATGATATGAATTTGGTCAGGGACCGCTATAAAATTGATAAAATTAGACGTGAGCTTGGCTTGAGTAATGATCAGGCAGATGAGGTGATAATGCAGCTGCTGCGTGAAAAAGAGTATCAACAAAAGCTAGCAGAGTTAGATAAGAAAAACTTTTGTCCACATTGTGGCGAGCATCTATAA
- a CDS encoding TerD family protein, which produces MASTTHSSNTFVDNSSNTFSASANTPTSHLLSELPIEGNTLLFGLNFKYTEVAKKGFINRIKKNTVTLDIDLSCVLFNSHLQAVDKVWFKQLRDNSEAIRHQGDSLNGKDRGAAAELDRNVDVETIELRLGRLPQTVSHVALIVSCYNGYPIRQLERGNLYISDDEGNEIYATDLTLIGNDSAAFCVALLSRELGEWRYTQSLLALSDHKIDNMIEQIQRELARLYG; this is translated from the coding sequence TTGGCCTCTACTACTCATAGTTCAAACACATTTGTAGACAATAGCTCAAATACATTTTCAGCCTCTGCTAATACTCCAACCTCACACTTGTTGAGTGAACTGCCTATTGAAGGAAACACCTTATTATTTGGTCTGAACTTTAAATATACTGAAGTCGCTAAAAAAGGATTTATTAACCGTATAAAAAAGAACACCGTAACGTTAGACATCGACTTGTCTTGTGTGCTATTTAACAGTCATCTACAAGCAGTAGACAAGGTTTGGTTTAAGCAGTTAAGAGACAACTCTGAAGCAATTCGCCATCAAGGTGATAGCTTAAATGGTAAGGACAGAGGTGCGGCAGCTGAATTAGATAGAAATGTAGATGTCGAAACCATCGAATTAAGACTTGGCCGTTTGCCTCAAACTGTGTCACACGTGGCGTTAATAGTGTCTTGCTATAATGGCTATCCGATTCGTCAACTTGAACGCGGTAATCTTTACATCAGCGATGATGAAGGCAACGAGATTTATGCGACAGATTTAACCCTTATAGGAAATGACAGTGCGGCGTTTTGTGTGGCCCTATTGAGCCGCGAGCTAGGCGAATGGCGTTATACCCAAAGTCTATTGGCTTTGAGTGATCATAAAATAGATAACATGATAGAACAAATCCAGCGCGAGCTGGCACGACTTTATGGCTAA
- a CDS encoding Lon protease family protein: MSSSSKATLPKNKAPKTDGSKHLTHADTASRFERQYGNAKSKKLKQINELENNSNHPNATIPATETVTEIKQKCKVAVAQLKKHSDSELLPASTELSSVLSCGFGQARSVSALNTAFDISASGYNVFAVGEKGLGKRTFITQYLCSKGHKQAEVKDWIYTHNFHQPNRPLAIALSPGTAQKLSSELCDIWQHLTNYLSTVPTTEYKENNKLGPINSPNQANKKTVLNKKATATSHNIYKLSQHLQKIVEEAITPLFNSLFEQFYQNEKLLAFLSAMQQDLIIHAPLIYQGQDERFVPAPNQLLPDRYNINIISANAPNLPLEYGLKQTQHHTPDRAPIVFEPNPTSDNILGKINQSLHAGSTLSNHMMIKPGALHKANGGYLILEASHINEHPEAWHGLKLALRTSKLSPVEARQNATLGDNLLTPEAIPLENKIILLGESDLYDHYAEQDTEFLSLFKIRADFHEEIIRTVDNEVQMVAKMADIIAKYKLKHFDSTAQAAVLEFLSLLCEDQNKLSLHTDSLIQIMLEANRLASVNQATLVSASHVKQALTDISYRSSYLKELYLQEITDGQQLISTSGTAIGQINALTIIDYADSEFGMPALLTAVVQHSVGSGDILDIERDVELGGSLHAKGMLIMNSYLRALFSPYHPLNFTASLAFEQSYAHIDGDSATLAEACALLSALADTPISQSLGITGSMNQLGRVQAVGGINAKVAGFFDACLHQGLTGNQGVIMPYANISQLMLRDDIITAVQDGKFHIYGVKSLSEALTILADMPVDTLNKKGRYRKSSLFGKIIKNLKKWEEQLNPPEDSEEAEQDSDTTAKMTDKKSNVKLTDKKLR, from the coding sequence ATGTCATCTTCTAGCAAAGCTACGCTTCCTAAAAACAAAGCCCCAAAAACAGACGGTAGCAAACACCTAACTCATGCGGATACAGCTTCTCGTTTTGAGAGGCAGTATGGTAATGCAAAGTCAAAAAAACTCAAGCAAATAAATGAATTAGAGAATAACTCAAACCATCCAAATGCGACTATACCTGCCACGGAAACAGTAACCGAAATAAAGCAAAAGTGCAAAGTGGCTGTCGCCCAGTTAAAAAAACACAGCGATAGCGAACTCCTGCCTGCCTCAACCGAACTGTCCTCCGTATTAAGCTGTGGCTTTGGTCAAGCACGTTCAGTTTCTGCCCTTAATACCGCCTTCGATATTTCAGCGAGTGGTTATAATGTCTTCGCGGTGGGTGAAAAGGGTCTCGGCAAAAGAACCTTTATAACTCAATATCTATGTAGTAAAGGTCATAAACAAGCCGAAGTAAAAGATTGGATTTATACCCATAACTTTCATCAACCCAACAGACCGCTTGCCATTGCCTTATCACCAGGTACCGCACAAAAACTGTCCTCAGAGTTATGCGATATATGGCAGCATCTGACCAACTACTTAAGTACAGTGCCTACTACGGAATACAAAGAGAATAATAAACTTGGCCCTATAAATAGCCCAAACCAAGCAAATAAAAAAACTGTCCTAAATAAAAAAGCTACTGCTACGTCACATAATATTTATAAGTTATCACAGCATCTTCAAAAAATAGTTGAAGAAGCTATAACGCCTTTATTCAACTCATTATTTGAGCAGTTTTATCAAAACGAGAAGTTGCTAGCGTTTTTGAGTGCAATGCAGCAAGACCTTATTATTCACGCACCTCTCATTTATCAAGGACAAGATGAGCGCTTTGTCCCTGCCCCTAACCAATTATTGCCTGATCGTTATAACATCAACATTATCAGCGCCAATGCGCCAAATCTGCCGTTAGAATATGGGCTTAAACAAACCCAACATCATACTCCAGATAGGGCCCCTATTGTCTTTGAACCCAACCCAACCTCTGACAATATTTTAGGTAAAATAAATCAGTCATTGCACGCCGGCAGTACCCTCAGTAATCACATGATGATTAAACCTGGCGCTTTACACAAAGCCAATGGTGGCTATTTAATATTGGAAGCCTCACATATTAATGAGCATCCCGAAGCCTGGCACGGGTTAAAGCTGGCGCTACGAACATCAAAACTAAGCCCAGTAGAAGCGCGCCAAAATGCAACACTTGGCGATAATCTATTAACACCAGAGGCGATTCCACTGGAAAATAAAATTATTTTATTGGGCGAATCAGATTTATATGACCATTATGCTGAACAAGACACAGAGTTCTTGTCTTTATTCAAAATAAGAGCCGATTTTCATGAAGAGATTATCCGTACCGTAGACAATGAAGTACAGATGGTGGCTAAAATGGCAGACATCATTGCCAAGTATAAGCTGAAGCACTTTGATAGTACGGCGCAAGCGGCAGTACTGGAGTTTTTAAGCTTATTGTGTGAGGACCAAAATAAATTAAGCCTGCATACCGACAGTCTAATTCAGATTATGCTTGAGGCTAATCGTCTGGCCAGTGTGAATCAGGCGACACTGGTCAGTGCTAGCCACGTAAAACAAGCTCTGACAGACATTAGTTATCGATCAAGTTATCTAAAAGAGTTGTATCTACAAGAGATTACCGATGGACAGCAGCTTATCAGTACCTCTGGCACAGCCATCGGTCAAATCAATGCGTTGACCATCATCGATTATGCAGACAGTGAGTTTGGTATGCCGGCTCTATTGACCGCAGTGGTCCAACACAGTGTAGGGTCTGGCGATATTTTAGATATTGAGAGAGATGTTGAGTTAGGTGGCAGTTTGCATGCTAAAGGTATGTTAATTATGAATAGCTATTTACGCGCCCTATTTAGCCCCTACCATCCGTTAAACTTCACAGCATCTTTGGCATTTGAACAAAGTTATGCTCACATTGATGGAGACAGTGCCACTTTAGCGGAAGCTTGTGCCTTGCTATCGGCTTTGGCTGATACCCCTATTTCTCAATCTCTTGGTATAACCGGCTCAATGAATCAATTAGGAAGAGTTCAAGCAGTGGGCGGTATTAATGCCAAAGTAGCTGGCTTTTTTGATGCGTGCTTGCACCAAGGGTTAACCGGCAATCAAGGGGTTATCATGCCCTATGCCAATATCTCTCAATTGATGCTGCGCGACGATATTATAACGGCGGTTCAAGATGGTAAGTTCCACATTTACGGGGTCAAAAGCTTGAGCGAAGCGTTGACCATATTGGCCGATATGCCTGTGGACACACTCAACAAAAAAGGCCGCTATCGTAAATCCAGCCTGTTTGGAAAAATTATCAAAAACCTAAAAAAATGGGAAGAACAGCTTAACCCTCCTGAAGACAGTGAAGAGGCGGAGCAAGACTCAGACACCACAGCAAAAATGACCGATAAAAAAAGCAACGTTAAGCTCACCGATAAAAAATTGCGATAA
- a CDS encoding helix-turn-helix transcriptional regulator, translating to MTTSKETTQSKRTQKMSAPTANNSTATTARQWELLNLLERGSWRGTHHLHEQLSLANFDVSLRTVQRDLNALSKRFPIEKNNANPQGWRWKEDAPVQSLPHMNLSQAVAFNMVEANLAQLLPPAILDELFPWFDLARRQLKDSKITHNWLDRVRIEPATQPLIAPEICRECKDSIYQAIFYERQITACYTRRNKDNAGNYALNPIAIVQRGVVIYLLATKVDDDKQIIRTFALHRFTEVTVEDNKAVIPEDFDLTTYLDSGGMGFAHYLFRDLPNRGKDTKITLVFNGKAGTSLTESRLSEDQTVIDDEENNTQTITATVNLTSQLVWWLRGFGKKLIAIEPEILAMAVNQDEPIA from the coding sequence ATGACAACGAGTAAGGAAACAACCCAAAGCAAGCGTACTCAGAAGATGAGTGCGCCCACTGCCAATAACAGTACTGCCACTACTGCGCGCCAGTGGGAGCTATTAAATCTGTTAGAGCGCGGTAGCTGGCGAGGCACACATCATTTGCATGAGCAGTTAAGTTTGGCTAATTTCGATGTGAGCCTGCGTACTGTACAGCGCGACTTAAATGCCTTATCAAAGCGCTTTCCTATCGAGAAGAACAATGCCAACCCACAAGGGTGGCGCTGGAAAGAAGATGCCCCTGTTCAAAGCTTACCGCACATGAACTTGTCGCAGGCTGTGGCATTCAATATGGTCGAAGCCAATTTGGCTCAGTTACTACCTCCTGCCATATTGGACGAACTGTTTCCTTGGTTTGACTTAGCCCGACGTCAATTAAAAGACAGTAAAATCACCCATAATTGGTTAGATAGAGTGCGTATTGAACCTGCTACTCAGCCCCTCATTGCCCCAGAGATTTGCCGAGAATGTAAAGACTCCATCTATCAAGCGATATTTTATGAGCGCCAAATAACGGCCTGCTACACCCGCCGTAACAAAGACAACGCAGGTAATTATGCTTTAAATCCCATCGCAATTGTACAGCGAGGGGTGGTTATTTATTTGCTGGCCACTAAAGTGGACGATGACAAGCAAATTATCCGTACCTTTGCCCTCCACCGTTTTACAGAGGTCACTGTTGAAGACAACAAAGCAGTTATTCCAGAGGACTTTGATTTAACCACTTATCTAGACTCTGGCGGTATGGGGTTTGCTCATTATCTATTTAGAGACTTGCCAAATCGTGGCAAAGATACCAAGATTACCTTAGTTTTTAATGGTAAAGCGGGTACTAGCCTTACGGAAAGCCGCCTCAGTGAAGATCAAACTGTTATTGATGACGAAGAAAATAATACCCAAACCATAACCGCCACAGTTAATTTAACCTCACAATTGGTATGGTGGTTACGTGGCTTTGGTAAAAAGCTGATTGCTATCGAACCCGAGATATTGGCGATGGCAGTGAATCAAGATGAACCAATTGCCTAA